A single genomic interval of Bacillota bacterium harbors:
- a CDS encoding spore coat protein — protein MTPNVKSGGKMDEKDLLTDLLMTHKYLIDNYSQSTVESADPKLRDLFHKLCTECLRDQDEIFNHMNSHGWYKPPEASVQEIQKAEQKFSQTVSQMGIQQQS, from the coding sequence GTGACTCCCAACGTCAAGAGTGGCGGCAAGATGGATGAGAAGGATCTTCTCACCGACCTACTGATGACCCACAAGTACCTGATCGACAACTACAGCCAGTCGACGGTCGAGTCAGCCGACCCCAAGCTGAGAGACCTTTTCCATAAGCTGTGTACGGAGTGCCTCCGCGACCAGGACGAGATCTTCAACCACATGAACTCCCATGGCTGGTACAAACCACCTGAGGCGAGCGTCCAGGAGATTCAGAAGGCTGAGCAGAAGTTCAGCCAGACCGTCTCCCAGATGGGCATCCAGCAACAGTCCTGA